In Oryza sativa Japonica Group chromosome 2, ASM3414082v1, the following are encoded in one genomic region:
- the LOC4330587 gene encoding nuclear transcription factor Y subunit B-1: MAGNKKRGGRNMDQVKKAAVRSDGVGGSATNAELPMANLVRLIKKVLPGKAKIGGAAKGLTHDCAVEFVGFVGDEASEKAKAEHRRTVAPEDYLGSFGDLGFDRYVDPMDAYIHGYREFERAGGNRRVAPPPPAAATPLTPGGPTFTDAELQFLRSVIPSRSDDEYSGSSPAIGGYGYGYGYGKNM, encoded by the exons ATGGCAGGGAACAAAAAGCGTG GTGGCAGGAACATGGATCAGGTCAAGAAGGCGGCAGTGAGATCGGATGGGGTGGGAGGTAGTGCGACCAACGCCGAGCTGCCGATGGCCAACCTCGTACGCCTGATAAAGAAGGTGCTCCCAGGGAAAGCGAAGATCGGGGGAGCAGCCAAGGGTCTCACCCATGATTGCGCGGTGGAGTTCGTCGGGTTCGTCGGCGACGAGGCCTCCGAGAAGGCCAAGGCAGAGCACCGCCGCACCGTAGCGCCGGAAGACTACTTGGGCTCATTCGGCGACCTTGGCTTCGATCGCTACGTCGACCCCATGGATGCCTACATCCATGGTTACCGTGAGTTTGAGAGGGCTGGTGGGAATAGGAGggtggcgccgcctcctccggcggcAGCTACACCGCTGACGCCCGGTGGACCGACATTCACTGACGCAGAGCTGCAGTTTCTCCGGTCGGTGATCCCCTCCAGAAGTGATGATGAATATAGCGGCTCATCACCAGCCATAGGCGGCTATGGCTATGGATATGGCTATGGAAAAAATATGTGA